From the genome of Symphalangus syndactylus isolate Jambi chromosome 5, NHGRI_mSymSyn1-v2.1_pri, whole genome shotgun sequence, one region includes:
- the LOC129482366 gene encoding nucleophosmin-like isoform X1 — MEDSMDVNMSPLRPQNYLFGCELKANKDYHFKMDNDENEHHLSLRTVSLGADAKDELHIVEAEAMSYEGSPIKVTLATLKMSVQPTVSLGGFEITPPVVLRLKHGSGPVHISGQHLVAVEEDAESEDEEEEDVKLLSISGKRSAPGGGSKVAQKKVKLAAAAAAAADDDDEEAEQKAPVKKGQESFKKQEKTPKTPKGPSSVEDIKAKMQASIEKGGSLPKVEAKFINYVKNCFQMTDQEAIQDL; from the exons ATGGAAGATTCGATGGACGTGAACATGAGCCCCCTGAGGCCCCAGAACTATCTTTTTGGTTGTGAACTAAAGGCCAACAAAGATTATCACTTTAAGATGGATAATGATGAAAATGAGCACCACTTATCTTTAAGAACGGTCAGTTTAGGGGCTGATGCAAAGGATGAATTGCACATTGTTGAAGCAGAGGCAATGAGTTATGAAGGCAGTCCAATTAAAGTAACACTGGCAACTTTGAAAATGTCTGTACAGCCAACGGTTTCCCTTGGGGGCTTTGAAATAACACCACCAGTGGTCTTAAGGTTGAAGCATGGTTCAGGGCCAGTGCATATTAGTGGACAGCACTTAGTAGCTGTGGAGGAAGATGCAGAGTcagaagatgaagaggaggaggatgtgAAACTCTTAAGTATATCTGGAAAGCGGTCTGCTCCTGGAGGTGGTAGCAAGGTTgcacagaaaaaagtaaaacttgctgctgctgctgctgctgctgctgatgatgatgatgaggaagCTGAACAAAAAGCGCCAGTGAA AAAAGGACAAGAATCcttcaaaaaacaggaaaaaactcctaaaacaccaaaaggaccTAGTTCTGTAGAAGACATTAAAGCAAAAATGCAAGCAAGTATAGAAAAAGGTGGTTCTCTTCCCAAAGTGGAAGCCAAGTTCATCAATTATGTGAAGAATTGCTTCCAGATGACTGACCAAGAGGCTATTCAAGATCTCTGA
- the LOC129482366 gene encoding nucleophosmin-like isoform X2, producing the protein MEDSMDVNMSPLRPQNYLFAVEEDAESEDEEEEDVKLLSISGKRSAPGGGSKVAQKKVKLAAAAAAAADDDDEEAEQKAPVKKGQESFKKQEKTPKTPKGPSSVEDIKAKMQASIEKGGSLPKVEAKFINYVKNCFQMTDQEAIQDL; encoded by the exons ATGGAAGATTCGATGGACGTGAACATGAGCCCCCTGAGGCCCCAGAACTATCTTTTTG CTGTGGAGGAAGATGCAGAGTcagaagatgaagaggaggaggatgtgAAACTCTTAAGTATATCTGGAAAGCGGTCTGCTCCTGGAGGTGGTAGCAAGGTTgcacagaaaaaagtaaaacttgctgctgctgctgctgctgctgctgatgatgatgatgaggaagCTGAACAAAAAGCGCCAGTGAA AAAAGGACAAGAATCcttcaaaaaacaggaaaaaactcctaaaacaccaaaaggaccTAGTTCTGTAGAAGACATTAAAGCAAAAATGCAAGCAAGTATAGAAAAAGGTGGTTCTCTTCCCAAAGTGGAAGCCAAGTTCATCAATTATGTGAAGAATTGCTTCCAGATGACTGACCAAGAGGCTATTCAAGATCTCTGA
- the RPL4 gene encoding large ribosomal subunit protein uL4 → MACARPLISVYSEKGESSGKNVTLPAVFKAPIRPDIVNFVHTNLRKNNRQPYAVSELAGHQTSAESWGTGRAVARIPRVRGGGTHRSGQGAFGNMCRGGRMFAPTKTWRRWHRRVNTTQKRYAICSALAASALPALVMSKGHRIEEVPELPLVVEDKVEGYKKTKEAVLLLKKLKAWNDIKKVYASQRMRAGKGKMRNRRRIQRRGPCIIYNEDNGIIKAFRNIPGITLLNVSKLNILKLAPGGHVGRFCIWTESAFRKLDELYGTWRKAASLKSNYNLPMHKMINTDLSRILKSPEIQRALRAPRKKIHRRVLKKNPLKNLRIMLKLNPYAKTMRRNTILRQARNHKLRVDKAAAAAAALEAKSDEKAAVAGKKPVVGKKGKKAAVGVKKQKKPLVGKKAAATKKPAPEKKPAEKKPTTEEKKPAA, encoded by the exons ATG gCGTGTGCTCGCCCACTGATATCGGTGTACTCCGAAAAGGGGGAGTCATCTGGTAAAAATGTCACTTTGCCTGCTGTATTCAAGGCTCCTATTCGACCAGACATTGTGAACTTTGTTCACACCAACTTGCGCAAAAACAACAGACAGCCCTACGCTGTCAGTGAATTAGCAG GTCATCAGACCAGTGCTGAGTCTTGGGGTACTGGCAGAGCTGTGGCTCGAATTCCCAGAGTTCGAGGTGGTGGGACTCACCGCTCTGGCCAGGGTGCTTTTGGAAAC ATGTGTCGTGGAGGCCGAATGTTTGCACCAACCAAAACCTGGCGCCGTTGGCATCGTAGAGTGAACACAACCCAAAAACGATACGCCATCTGTTCTGCCCTGGCTGCCTCAGCCCTACCAGCACTGGTCATGTCTAAAG GTCATCGTATTGAGGAAGTTCCTGAACTTCCTTTGGTAGTCGAAGATAAAGTTGAAGGCTACAAGAAGACCAAGGAAGCTGTTTTGCTCCTTAAGAAACTTAAAGCCTGGAATGATATCAAAAAG GTCTATGCCTCTCAGCGAATGAGAGCTGGCAAAGGCAAAATGAGAAACCGTCGCCGTATCCAGCGCAGGGGCCCGTGCATCATCTATAATGAGGATAATGGTATCATCAAGGCCTTCAGAAACATCCCTG gaaTTACTCTGCTTAACGTAAGCAAGCTGAACATTTTGAAGCTCGCTCCTGGTGGGCATGTGGGACGTTTCTGCATTTGGACTGAAAGTGCTTTCCGGAAGTTAGATGAATTGTATGGCACTTGGCGTAAAGCCGCTTCCCTCAAGAGTAACTACAA TCTTCCCATGCACAAGATGATTAATACAGATCTTAGCAGAATCTTGAAAAGCCCAGAGATCCAAAGGGCCCTTCGAGCACCACG CAAGAAGATTCATCGCAGAGTCCTAAAGAAGAACCCACTGAAAAACTTGAGAATCATGTTGAAGCTAAACCCATATGCAAAGACCATGCGCCGGAACACCATTCTTCGCCAGGCCAGGAAT CACAAGCTCCGGGTGGATAAGGCAGCTGCTGCTGCAGCAGCACTAGAAGCCAAATCAGATGAGAAGGCGGCAGTTGCAGGCAAGAAGCCTGTGGTaggtaagaaaggaaagaaggctgCTGTTGGTGTTAAGAAGCAGAAGAAGCCTCTGGTGGGAAAAAAGGCAGCAGCTACCAAGAAACCAGCCCCTGAAAAGAAGCCTGCAGAAAAGAAACCTACTACAGAGGAAAAGAAGCCTGCTGCATAA
- the SNAPC5 gene encoding snRNA-activating protein complex subunit 5 isoform X1, translating into MLSRLQELRKEEETLLRLKAALHDQLNRLKVEELALQSMISSRRGDEMLSSHTVPEQSHDMLVHVDNEASINQTTLELSTKSHVMEEEEEEEEEESDS; encoded by the exons ATGCTGAGCCGGCTTCAGGAACTGCGCAAGGAGGAGGAGACGCTGCTGCGGTTGAAGGCAGCCCTGCACGACCAGCTGAACCGCCTCAAG GTTGAAGAATTAGCCCTCCAATCAATGATCAGTTCTAGAAGAGGGGATGAGATGCTGTCTTCTCACACTGTACCTGAACAGTCACATGAT ATGTTGGTGCATGTAGACAATGAAGCATCAATCAACCAAACGACCCTGGAGCTGAGCACAAAGAGTCATGtgatggaagaggaggaggaggaagaggaagaagaatcagATTCCTAA
- the SNAPC5 gene encoding snRNA-activating protein complex subunit 5 isoform X2, whose translation MLSRLQELRKEEETLLRLKAALHDQLNRLKMLVHVDNEASINQTTLELSTKSHVMEEEEEEEEEESDS comes from the exons ATGCTGAGCCGGCTTCAGGAACTGCGCAAGGAGGAGGAGACGCTGCTGCGGTTGAAGGCAGCCCTGCACGACCAGCTGAACCGCCTCAAG ATGTTGGTGCATGTAGACAATGAAGCATCAATCAACCAAACGACCCTGGAGCTGAGCACAAAGAGTCATGtgatggaagaggaggaggaggaagaggaagaagaatcagATTCCTAA